The following coding sequences are from one Rissa tridactyla isolate bRisTri1 chromosome 14, bRisTri1.patW.cur.20221130, whole genome shotgun sequence window:
- the RC3H2 gene encoding roquin-2 isoform X8, translating into MPVQAAQWTEFLSCPICYNEFDENVHKPISLGCSHTVCKTCLNKLHRKACPFDQTAINTDIDVLPVNFALLQLVGAQVPDHQTVKLSNVGENKHYEVAKKCVEDLALYLKPLSGGKGVASLNQSALSRPMQRKLVTLVNCQLVEEEGRVRAMRAARSLGERTVTELILQHQNPQQLSANLWAAVRARGCQFLGPAMQEEALKLVLLALEDGSALSRKVLVLFVVQRLEPRFPQASKTSIGHVVQLLYRASCFKVTKRDEDSSLMQLKEEFRSYEALRREHDAQIVHIAMEAGLRISPEQWSSLLYGDLAHKSHMQSIIDKLQSPESFAKSVQELTIVLQRTGDPANLNRLRPHLELLANIDPNPDAASPTWEQLENAMVAVKTVVHGLVDFIQNYSRKGHETPQPQPNSKYKTSMCRDLRQQGGCPRGTNCTFAHSQEELEKYRLRNKKISATVRTFPLLNKVGVNSTVSTTTGNVISVIGSPEATGKMVPSTNGIATLESGVPQLIPRCADTSLRALENTKKGGKTGANGQNVSGSPTESLPENKIGSPPKTPVSQAAATSAGPPNIGTEVNSVPPKSSPFVPRVPVYPPHSDNVQYFQDPRTQLSYEVPQYPQTGYYPPPPTVPAGVAPCVPRFVRSNNVPESSLPPASVPYADHYSTFPPRDRLNSPYQPPPPQPYGPVPPVPSGMYAPVYDSRRIWRPQMYPRDDIIRSNSLPPMDVMHSSVYQTSLRERYNSLDGYYSVACQPPNEQRTVPLPREPCGHLKTGYDEQLRRKPEQWAQYHTQKTPLVSSTLPMATPSPTPPSPLFSVDFSTEVGSQRTLFSLPVSFSESVSDLSGTKFEEDHLSHYSPWSCGTIGSCINAIDSEPKDVIANSNAVLMDLDSGDVKRRVHLFETQRRAKEEDPIIPFSDGPIISKWGAISRSSRTGYHTTDPIQATASQGSATKPISVSDYVPYVNAVDSRWSAYGSDSPSSARYAERDRFIVTDLSGHRKHSSTGDLLSIELQQAKSNSLLLQREANALAMQQKWNSLDEGSRLTLNLLSKEIDLRNGETDYTEDCADAKPDRDIELELSALDTDEPDGQGEQIEHHTLR; encoded by the exons ATGCCTGTGCAGGCAGCTCAGTGGACAGAATTTCTGTCCTGCCCAATCTGCTACAACGAGTTTGATGAGAATGTGCACAAACCCATCAGCTTAGGTTGCTCTCACACTGTCTGTAAGACCTGCCTGAACAAGCTTCATCGCAAGGCATGTCCTTTCGACCAGACTGCCATCAATACAGACATCGATGTGCTTCCTGTAAACTTTGCACTCCTCCAGTTAGTTGGAGCCCAG GTACCTGATCATCAGACAGTGAAGTTGAGTAATGTAGGAGAGAACAAACATTATGAAGTAGCAAAGAAATGTGTTGAGGATTTGGCACTCTACTTAAAGCCATTAAGTGGAGGAAAAG gTGTTGCAAGCTTGAATCAGAGTGCACTGAGCCGTCCAATGCAAAGGAAACTTGTGACACTGGTGAATTGTCAGCTGGTAGAGGAAGAGGGTCGGGTTAGAGCTATGAGGGCAGCTCGATCACTGGGAGAGAGAACCGTTACAGAACTGATCTTGCAGCACCAGAATCCTCAGCAGCTTTCTGCCAATCTTTGGGCTGCTGTCAGGGCACGAGGATGCCAGTTTCTAGGACCAG CTATGCAAGAGGAGGCACTGAAACTTGTATTACTGGCACTGGAAGATGGCTCTGCACTCTCAAGAAAAGTTCTGGTACTTTTTGTTGTGCAAAGGCTAGAACCAAGATTTCCTCAGGCCTCTAAAACAAGCATTGGTCATGTTGTGCAGCTACTGTATAGAGCATCATGCTTTAAG GTCACTAAAAGGGATGAAGATTCTTCTCTGATGCAACTTAAAGAAGAGTTTCGGAGTTATGAGGCTTTGCGGAGAGAACATGATGCCCAAATTGTTCACATTGCCATGGAAGCAGGACTTCGAATATCACCAGAACAATGGTCTTCCCTTCTTTATGGTGACTTGGCACATAAATCCCACATGCAATCCATTATTGACAAG CTCCAATCTCCAGAATCTTTTGCAAAGAGTGTACAAGAATTGACAATTGTCTTGCAGCGCACGGGGGATCCTGCAAACTTAAACAGGCTGAGGCCTCATTTAGAGCTCCTGGCAAACATAGATCCAAATCCAG aTGCAGCGTCTCCAACATGGGAGCAGCTGGAAAATGCAATGGTCGCTGTAAAGACTGTGGTACATGGGCTGGTGGATTTCATTCAGAATTACAGTAGAAAAGGCCATGAAACTCCACAG ccacAACCAAATAGCAAATACAAAACAAGTATGTGCCGAGACCTTCGACAGCAAGGGGGATGTCCAAGAGGAACAAACTGTACATTTGCTCATTCTCAGGAAGAGCTTGAAAA ATATCGTTTGAGgaacaaaaaaatcagtgcaacAGTGAGAACATTCCCCCTTCTAAATAAAGTTGGCGTAAATAGCACCGTCTCAACCACAACAGGAAACGTCATTTCTGTCATAGGAAGCCCTGAAGCAACAGGGAAGATGGTGCCAAGCACTAACGGAATAGCTACTCTAGAAAGTGGTGTTCCCCAGTTGATCCCTCGCTGTGCAGACACCTCCTTGAGAGCTTTGGAGAACACGAAGAAGGGAGGGAAGACTGGAGCCAATGGTCAGAATGTTTCTGGATCCCCTACAGAATCACTACCTGAAAA TAAAATTGGTTCTCCACCCAAGACTCCTGTAAGCCAGGCAGCAGCTACCTCAGCTGGTCCTCCTAATATTGGAACAGAAGTTAATTCTGTGCCTCCAAAATCCAGCCCATTTGTTCCCAGAGTACCCGTCTACCCTCCGCATTCTGATAATGTTCAATATTTCCAAGATCCCAGGACTCAGCTGTCATACGAAGTTCCACAGTACCCTCAGACAG GATATTATCCACCACCTCCAACAGTACCAGCTGGTGTGGCTCCCTGTGTTCCTCGCTTTGTGAGGTCCAATAACGTTCCAGAatcctccctcccacctgcttCCGTGCCATATGCCGATCATTACAGTACATTTCCCCCTCGAGATCGACTGAATTCTCCTTACCAACCTCCTCCTCCGCAGCCGTATGGACCAGTTCCTCCTGTCCCTTCTGGAATGTATGCTCCAGTTTATGACAGCAGGCGCATCTGGCGCCCACAGATGTACCCACGAGATGATATTATTAGGAGCAATTCTTTACCTCCCATGGATGTGATGCACTCATCTGTCTATCAGACATCATTACGTGAGAGATACAACTCTTTGGATGGCTATTACTCTGTGGCTTGTCAACCTCCAAACGAACAGAGGACTGTGCCTTTACCGAGG GAGCCTTGTGGTCATTTGAAGACTGGTTATGATGAGCAATTAAGACGGAAGCCGGAGCAATGGGCACAGTACCACACACAGAAAACTCCTCTGGTATCGTCAACCCTTCCTATGGCAACACCATCTCCAACACCACCTTCTCCTCTCTTCAGTGTAGATTTCAGCACAGAGGTGGGAAGCCAGAGaactttattttcccttcctgtttCT TTCTCGGAGAGTGTCAGTGATTTGAGTGGAACTAAATTTGAGGAAGACCATCTCTCTCACTATTCACCGTGGTCTTGTGGCACTATTGGGTCTTGTATAAATGCTATCGACTCAGAGCCCAAGGATGTGATTGCCAATTCAAATGCCGTGCTAATG GATTTGGACAGCGGGGATGTTAAAAGGAGAGTACATTTGTTTGAAactcagagaagggcaaaggaagaAGATCCTATAATCCCATTTAGCGATGGACCGATTATCTCCAAGTGGGGTGCAATCTCCAGGTCATCCCGCACGGGTTATCACACGACAGATCCTATTCAGGCCACTGCTTCCCAAGGAAGTGCTACGAAGCCCATCAGTGTATCAG ATTATGTCCCTTATGTCAATGCTGTTGACTCAAGATGGAGTGCCTATGGCTCAGATTCTCCTTCATCAGCACGTTATGCGGAACG GGACAGGTTCATAGTTACAGATTTGTCTGGTCACAGAAAGCATTCCAGCACTGGAGATCTACTGAGTATTGAGTTACAGCAG GCCAAAAGTAACTCGTTATTACTTCAAAGAGAGGCGAATGCACTAGCCATGCAGCAGAAGTGGAATTCTCTAGATGAAGGCAGTCGTCTTACCTTAAATCTTTTAAGCAAGGAAATTGATTTGAGGAATGGTGAG ACTGATTATACTGAAGATTGTGCAGACGCAAAGCCAGATCGAGACATTGAATTGGAGCTGTCAGCCCTTGATACAGATGAACCTGATGGGCAAGGTGAACAAATTGAA catcaTACACTTAGATGA
- the RC3H2 gene encoding roquin-2 isoform X5: MPVQAAQWTEFLSCPICYNEFDENVHKPISLGCSHTVCKTCLNKLHRKACPFDQTAINTDIDVLPVNFALLQLVGAQVPDHQTVKLSNVGENKHYEVAKKCVEDLALYLKPLSGGKGVASLNQSALSRPMQRKLVTLVNCQLVEEEGRVRAMRAARSLGERTVTELILQHQNPQQLSANLWAAVRARGCQFLGPAMQEEALKLVLLALEDGSALSRKVLVLFVVQRLEPRFPQASKTSIGHVVQLLYRASCFKVTKRDEDSSLMQLKEEFRSYEALRREHDAQIVHIAMEAGLRISPEQWSSLLYGDLAHKSHMQSIIDKLQSPESFAKSVQELTIVLQRTGDPANLNRLRPHLELLANIDPNPDAASPTWEQLENAMVAVKTVVHGLVDFIQNYSRKGHETPQPQPNSKYKTSMCRDLRQQGGCPRGTNCTFAHSQEELEKYRLRNKKISATVRTFPLLNKVGVNSTVSTTTGNVISVIGSPEATGKMVPSTNGIATLESGVPQLIPRCADTSLRALENTKKGGKTGANGQNVSGSPTESLPENKIGSPPKTPVSQAAATSAGPPNIGTEVNSVPPKSSPFVPRVPVYPPHSDNVQYFQDPRTQLSYEVPQYPQTGYYPPPPTVPAGVAPCVPRFVRSNNVPESSLPPASVPYADHYSTFPPRDRLNSPYQPPPPQPYGPVPPVPSGMYAPVYDSRRIWRPQMYPRDDIIRSNSLPPMDVMHSSVYQTSLRERYNSLDGYYSVACQPPNEQRTVPLPREPCGHLKTGYDEQLRRKPEQWAQYHTQKTPLVSSTLPMATPSPTPPSPLFSVDFSTEFSESVSDLSGTKFEEDHLSHYSPWSCGTIGSCINAIDSEPKDVIANSNAVLMDLDSGDVKRRVHLFETQRRAKEEDPIIPFSDGPIISKWGAISRSSRTGYHTTDPIQATASQGSATKPISVSDYVPYVNAVDSRWSAYGSDSPSSARYAERDRFIVTDLSGHRKHSSTGDLLSIELQQAKSNSLLLQREANALAMQQKWNSLDEGSRLTLNLLSKEIDLRNGETDYTEDCADAKPDRDIELELSALDTDEPDGQGEQIEEILDIQLGISSQDDQLLNGTTVENGHPLKQHQKESMEQKRQSLGRSRKQSCP; the protein is encoded by the exons ATGCCTGTGCAGGCAGCTCAGTGGACAGAATTTCTGTCCTGCCCAATCTGCTACAACGAGTTTGATGAGAATGTGCACAAACCCATCAGCTTAGGTTGCTCTCACACTGTCTGTAAGACCTGCCTGAACAAGCTTCATCGCAAGGCATGTCCTTTCGACCAGACTGCCATCAATACAGACATCGATGTGCTTCCTGTAAACTTTGCACTCCTCCAGTTAGTTGGAGCCCAG GTACCTGATCATCAGACAGTGAAGTTGAGTAATGTAGGAGAGAACAAACATTATGAAGTAGCAAAGAAATGTGTTGAGGATTTGGCACTCTACTTAAAGCCATTAAGTGGAGGAAAAG gTGTTGCAAGCTTGAATCAGAGTGCACTGAGCCGTCCAATGCAAAGGAAACTTGTGACACTGGTGAATTGTCAGCTGGTAGAGGAAGAGGGTCGGGTTAGAGCTATGAGGGCAGCTCGATCACTGGGAGAGAGAACCGTTACAGAACTGATCTTGCAGCACCAGAATCCTCAGCAGCTTTCTGCCAATCTTTGGGCTGCTGTCAGGGCACGAGGATGCCAGTTTCTAGGACCAG CTATGCAAGAGGAGGCACTGAAACTTGTATTACTGGCACTGGAAGATGGCTCTGCACTCTCAAGAAAAGTTCTGGTACTTTTTGTTGTGCAAAGGCTAGAACCAAGATTTCCTCAGGCCTCTAAAACAAGCATTGGTCATGTTGTGCAGCTACTGTATAGAGCATCATGCTTTAAG GTCACTAAAAGGGATGAAGATTCTTCTCTGATGCAACTTAAAGAAGAGTTTCGGAGTTATGAGGCTTTGCGGAGAGAACATGATGCCCAAATTGTTCACATTGCCATGGAAGCAGGACTTCGAATATCACCAGAACAATGGTCTTCCCTTCTTTATGGTGACTTGGCACATAAATCCCACATGCAATCCATTATTGACAAG CTCCAATCTCCAGAATCTTTTGCAAAGAGTGTACAAGAATTGACAATTGTCTTGCAGCGCACGGGGGATCCTGCAAACTTAAACAGGCTGAGGCCTCATTTAGAGCTCCTGGCAAACATAGATCCAAATCCAG aTGCAGCGTCTCCAACATGGGAGCAGCTGGAAAATGCAATGGTCGCTGTAAAGACTGTGGTACATGGGCTGGTGGATTTCATTCAGAATTACAGTAGAAAAGGCCATGAAACTCCACAG ccacAACCAAATAGCAAATACAAAACAAGTATGTGCCGAGACCTTCGACAGCAAGGGGGATGTCCAAGAGGAACAAACTGTACATTTGCTCATTCTCAGGAAGAGCTTGAAAA ATATCGTTTGAGgaacaaaaaaatcagtgcaacAGTGAGAACATTCCCCCTTCTAAATAAAGTTGGCGTAAATAGCACCGTCTCAACCACAACAGGAAACGTCATTTCTGTCATAGGAAGCCCTGAAGCAACAGGGAAGATGGTGCCAAGCACTAACGGAATAGCTACTCTAGAAAGTGGTGTTCCCCAGTTGATCCCTCGCTGTGCAGACACCTCCTTGAGAGCTTTGGAGAACACGAAGAAGGGAGGGAAGACTGGAGCCAATGGTCAGAATGTTTCTGGATCCCCTACAGAATCACTACCTGAAAA TAAAATTGGTTCTCCACCCAAGACTCCTGTAAGCCAGGCAGCAGCTACCTCAGCTGGTCCTCCTAATATTGGAACAGAAGTTAATTCTGTGCCTCCAAAATCCAGCCCATTTGTTCCCAGAGTACCCGTCTACCCTCCGCATTCTGATAATGTTCAATATTTCCAAGATCCCAGGACTCAGCTGTCATACGAAGTTCCACAGTACCCTCAGACAG GATATTATCCACCACCTCCAACAGTACCAGCTGGTGTGGCTCCCTGTGTTCCTCGCTTTGTGAGGTCCAATAACGTTCCAGAatcctccctcccacctgcttCCGTGCCATATGCCGATCATTACAGTACATTTCCCCCTCGAGATCGACTGAATTCTCCTTACCAACCTCCTCCTCCGCAGCCGTATGGACCAGTTCCTCCTGTCCCTTCTGGAATGTATGCTCCAGTTTATGACAGCAGGCGCATCTGGCGCCCACAGATGTACCCACGAGATGATATTATTAGGAGCAATTCTTTACCTCCCATGGATGTGATGCACTCATCTGTCTATCAGACATCATTACGTGAGAGATACAACTCTTTGGATGGCTATTACTCTGTGGCTTGTCAACCTCCAAACGAACAGAGGACTGTGCCTTTACCGAGG GAGCCTTGTGGTCATTTGAAGACTGGTTATGATGAGCAATTAAGACGGAAGCCGGAGCAATGGGCACAGTACCACACACAGAAAACTCCTCTGGTATCGTCAACCCTTCCTATGGCAACACCATCTCCAACACCACCTTCTCCTCTCTTCAGTGTAGATTTCAGCACAGAG TTCTCGGAGAGTGTCAGTGATTTGAGTGGAACTAAATTTGAGGAAGACCATCTCTCTCACTATTCACCGTGGTCTTGTGGCACTATTGGGTCTTGTATAAATGCTATCGACTCAGAGCCCAAGGATGTGATTGCCAATTCAAATGCCGTGCTAATG GATTTGGACAGCGGGGATGTTAAAAGGAGAGTACATTTGTTTGAAactcagagaagggcaaaggaagaAGATCCTATAATCCCATTTAGCGATGGACCGATTATCTCCAAGTGGGGTGCAATCTCCAGGTCATCCCGCACGGGTTATCACACGACAGATCCTATTCAGGCCACTGCTTCCCAAGGAAGTGCTACGAAGCCCATCAGTGTATCAG ATTATGTCCCTTATGTCAATGCTGTTGACTCAAGATGGAGTGCCTATGGCTCAGATTCTCCTTCATCAGCACGTTATGCGGAACG GGACAGGTTCATAGTTACAGATTTGTCTGGTCACAGAAAGCATTCCAGCACTGGAGATCTACTGAGTATTGAGTTACAGCAG GCCAAAAGTAACTCGTTATTACTTCAAAGAGAGGCGAATGCACTAGCCATGCAGCAGAAGTGGAATTCTCTAGATGAAGGCAGTCGTCTTACCTTAAATCTTTTAAGCAAGGAAATTGATTTGAGGAATGGTGAG ACTGATTATACTGAAGATTGTGCAGACGCAAAGCCAGATCGAGACATTGAATTGGAGCTGTCAGCCCTTGATACAGATGAACCTGATGGGCAAGGTGAACAAATTGAA GAGATTCTGGATATACAGCTAGGTATTAGTTCTCAAGATGATCAGCTGCTCAATGGAACAACTGTAGAGAATGGGCACCCACTAAAGCAGCACCAGAAAGAATCTATGGAACAGAAGAGACAAAGTTTAG GGAGGAGCAGAAAACAATCCTGCCCGTAA
- the RC3H2 gene encoding roquin-2 isoform X3 — MPVQAAQWTEFLSCPICYNEFDENVHKPISLGCSHTVCKTCLNKLHRKACPFDQTAINTDIDVLPVNFALLQLVGAQVPDHQTVKLSNVGENKHYEVAKKCVEDLALYLKPLSGGKGVASLNQSALSRPMQRKLVTLVNCQLVEEEGRVRAMRAARSLGERTVTELILQHQNPQQLSANLWAAVRARGCQFLGPAMQEEALKLVLLALEDGSALSRKVLVLFVVQRLEPRFPQASKTSIGHVVQLLYRASCFKVTKRDEDSSLMQLKEEFRSYEALRREHDAQIVHIAMEAGLRISPEQWSSLLYGDLAHKSHMQSIIDKLQSPESFAKSVQELTIVLQRTGDPANLNRLRPHLELLANIDPNPDAASPTWEQLENAMVAVKTVVHGLVDFIQNYSRKGHETPQPQPNSKYKTSMCRDLRQQGGCPRGTNCTFAHSQEELEKYRLRNKKISATVRTFPLLNKVGVNSTVSTTTGNVISVIGSPEATGKMVPSTNGIATLESGVPQLIPRCADTSLRALENTKKGGKTGANGQNVSGSPTESLPENKIGSPPKTPVSQAAATSAGPPNIGTEVNSVPPKSSPFVPRVPVYPPHSDNVQYFQDPRTQLSYEVPQYPQTGYYPPPPTVPAGVAPCVPRFVRSNNVPESSLPPASVPYADHYSTFPPRDRLNSPYQPPPPQPYGPVPPVPSGMYAPVYDSRRIWRPQMYPRDDIIRSNSLPPMDVMHSSVYQTSLRERYNSLDGYYSVACQPPNEQRTVPLPREPCGHLKTGYDEQLRRKPEQWAQYHTQKTPLVSSTLPMATPSPTPPSPLFSVDFSTEVGSQRTLFSLPVSFSESVSDLSGTKFEEDHLSHYSPWSCGTIGSCINAIDSEPKDVIANSNAVLMDLDSGDVKRRVHLFETQRRAKEEDPIIPFSDGPIISKWGAISRSSRTGYHTTDPIQATASQGSATKPISVSDYVPYVNAVDSRWSAYGSDSPSSARYAERDRFIVTDLSGHRKHSSTGDLLSIELQQAKSNSLLLQREANALAMQQKWNSLDEGSRLTLNLLSKEIDLRNGETDYTEDCADAKPDRDIELELSALDTDEPDGQGEQIEEILDIQLGISSQDDQLLNGTTVENGHPLKQHQKESMEQKRQSLGRSRKQSCP, encoded by the exons ATGCCTGTGCAGGCAGCTCAGTGGACAGAATTTCTGTCCTGCCCAATCTGCTACAACGAGTTTGATGAGAATGTGCACAAACCCATCAGCTTAGGTTGCTCTCACACTGTCTGTAAGACCTGCCTGAACAAGCTTCATCGCAAGGCATGTCCTTTCGACCAGACTGCCATCAATACAGACATCGATGTGCTTCCTGTAAACTTTGCACTCCTCCAGTTAGTTGGAGCCCAG GTACCTGATCATCAGACAGTGAAGTTGAGTAATGTAGGAGAGAACAAACATTATGAAGTAGCAAAGAAATGTGTTGAGGATTTGGCACTCTACTTAAAGCCATTAAGTGGAGGAAAAG gTGTTGCAAGCTTGAATCAGAGTGCACTGAGCCGTCCAATGCAAAGGAAACTTGTGACACTGGTGAATTGTCAGCTGGTAGAGGAAGAGGGTCGGGTTAGAGCTATGAGGGCAGCTCGATCACTGGGAGAGAGAACCGTTACAGAACTGATCTTGCAGCACCAGAATCCTCAGCAGCTTTCTGCCAATCTTTGGGCTGCTGTCAGGGCACGAGGATGCCAGTTTCTAGGACCAG CTATGCAAGAGGAGGCACTGAAACTTGTATTACTGGCACTGGAAGATGGCTCTGCACTCTCAAGAAAAGTTCTGGTACTTTTTGTTGTGCAAAGGCTAGAACCAAGATTTCCTCAGGCCTCTAAAACAAGCATTGGTCATGTTGTGCAGCTACTGTATAGAGCATCATGCTTTAAG GTCACTAAAAGGGATGAAGATTCTTCTCTGATGCAACTTAAAGAAGAGTTTCGGAGTTATGAGGCTTTGCGGAGAGAACATGATGCCCAAATTGTTCACATTGCCATGGAAGCAGGACTTCGAATATCACCAGAACAATGGTCTTCCCTTCTTTATGGTGACTTGGCACATAAATCCCACATGCAATCCATTATTGACAAG CTCCAATCTCCAGAATCTTTTGCAAAGAGTGTACAAGAATTGACAATTGTCTTGCAGCGCACGGGGGATCCTGCAAACTTAAACAGGCTGAGGCCTCATTTAGAGCTCCTGGCAAACATAGATCCAAATCCAG aTGCAGCGTCTCCAACATGGGAGCAGCTGGAAAATGCAATGGTCGCTGTAAAGACTGTGGTACATGGGCTGGTGGATTTCATTCAGAATTACAGTAGAAAAGGCCATGAAACTCCACAG ccacAACCAAATAGCAAATACAAAACAAGTATGTGCCGAGACCTTCGACAGCAAGGGGGATGTCCAAGAGGAACAAACTGTACATTTGCTCATTCTCAGGAAGAGCTTGAAAA ATATCGTTTGAGgaacaaaaaaatcagtgcaacAGTGAGAACATTCCCCCTTCTAAATAAAGTTGGCGTAAATAGCACCGTCTCAACCACAACAGGAAACGTCATTTCTGTCATAGGAAGCCCTGAAGCAACAGGGAAGATGGTGCCAAGCACTAACGGAATAGCTACTCTAGAAAGTGGTGTTCCCCAGTTGATCCCTCGCTGTGCAGACACCTCCTTGAGAGCTTTGGAGAACACGAAGAAGGGAGGGAAGACTGGAGCCAATGGTCAGAATGTTTCTGGATCCCCTACAGAATCACTACCTGAAAA TAAAATTGGTTCTCCACCCAAGACTCCTGTAAGCCAGGCAGCAGCTACCTCAGCTGGTCCTCCTAATATTGGAACAGAAGTTAATTCTGTGCCTCCAAAATCCAGCCCATTTGTTCCCAGAGTACCCGTCTACCCTCCGCATTCTGATAATGTTCAATATTTCCAAGATCCCAGGACTCAGCTGTCATACGAAGTTCCACAGTACCCTCAGACAG GATATTATCCACCACCTCCAACAGTACCAGCTGGTGTGGCTCCCTGTGTTCCTCGCTTTGTGAGGTCCAATAACGTTCCAGAatcctccctcccacctgcttCCGTGCCATATGCCGATCATTACAGTACATTTCCCCCTCGAGATCGACTGAATTCTCCTTACCAACCTCCTCCTCCGCAGCCGTATGGACCAGTTCCTCCTGTCCCTTCTGGAATGTATGCTCCAGTTTATGACAGCAGGCGCATCTGGCGCCCACAGATGTACCCACGAGATGATATTATTAGGAGCAATTCTTTACCTCCCATGGATGTGATGCACTCATCTGTCTATCAGACATCATTACGTGAGAGATACAACTCTTTGGATGGCTATTACTCTGTGGCTTGTCAACCTCCAAACGAACAGAGGACTGTGCCTTTACCGAGG GAGCCTTGTGGTCATTTGAAGACTGGTTATGATGAGCAATTAAGACGGAAGCCGGAGCAATGGGCACAGTACCACACACAGAAAACTCCTCTGGTATCGTCAACCCTTCCTATGGCAACACCATCTCCAACACCACCTTCTCCTCTCTTCAGTGTAGATTTCAGCACAGAGGTGGGAAGCCAGAGaactttattttcccttcctgtttCT TTCTCGGAGAGTGTCAGTGATTTGAGTGGAACTAAATTTGAGGAAGACCATCTCTCTCACTATTCACCGTGGTCTTGTGGCACTATTGGGTCTTGTATAAATGCTATCGACTCAGAGCCCAAGGATGTGATTGCCAATTCAAATGCCGTGCTAATG GATTTGGACAGCGGGGATGTTAAAAGGAGAGTACATTTGTTTGAAactcagagaagggcaaaggaagaAGATCCTATAATCCCATTTAGCGATGGACCGATTATCTCCAAGTGGGGTGCAATCTCCAGGTCATCCCGCACGGGTTATCACACGACAGATCCTATTCAGGCCACTGCTTCCCAAGGAAGTGCTACGAAGCCCATCAGTGTATCAG ATTATGTCCCTTATGTCAATGCTGTTGACTCAAGATGGAGTGCCTATGGCTCAGATTCTCCTTCATCAGCACGTTATGCGGAACG GGACAGGTTCATAGTTACAGATTTGTCTGGTCACAGAAAGCATTCCAGCACTGGAGATCTACTGAGTATTGAGTTACAGCAG GCCAAAAGTAACTCGTTATTACTTCAAAGAGAGGCGAATGCACTAGCCATGCAGCAGAAGTGGAATTCTCTAGATGAAGGCAGTCGTCTTACCTTAAATCTTTTAAGCAAGGAAATTGATTTGAGGAATGGTGAG ACTGATTATACTGAAGATTGTGCAGACGCAAAGCCAGATCGAGACATTGAATTGGAGCTGTCAGCCCTTGATACAGATGAACCTGATGGGCAAGGTGAACAAATTGAA GAGATTCTGGATATACAGCTAGGTATTAGTTCTCAAGATGATCAGCTGCTCAATGGAACAACTGTAGAGAATGGGCACCCACTAAAGCAGCACCAGAAAGAATCTATGGAACAGAAGAGACAAAGTTTAG GGAGGAGCAGAAAACAATCCTGCCCGTAA